In a genomic window of Nitrospira sp. ND1:
- a CDS encoding TonB-dependent siderophore receptor — protein MFGTITTLCTRRQTQSRPGTCTSIHVLLCSLLLMLASHGSFVHAQEPSSTVSRSFAIAPQPLSSALLQFSDATQIEVLFDATIARDLQTQGVSGDYAPEEALRMLLQDTGLSYRTTSAGSVTLEQAAGLPIVPAPTVQSPPTEPTPQAVSRPAAQKSVKVPEIVVKDVRERDDDAQTYIAEESTTATRTDTPIRDVPQSIQVITRKVIEEQRTFRLQNTLENVSGINATESAASLYDSLIIRGFSATDRSYFRNGLLDPFAQFTASDTYNIRRLEVLKGPAAVLYGQGDPGGVINIVTNKPLPNAGYSANVTLGNFNFYRSELDATGPLNADKTVLYRLNVAGQKAGSFIDYANRDLAAIAPSITWLMSSRTTLTVEADYLRRWSNDPYGLPAQGTILPNLNGPIPRNRSVTLGDFSTFNRTSYRFGYDLTHQFNDKWSIRNAFRHTIVEDDKNNLYAGGFFLEPDERTFQRFQVLQPAVARRHANSMVTNVVGHIRFLEMDHTLLTGVELRQEKTDQFIFTSGSAPPLDLFAPNYSLSPLPFDGDRVSFQADNKTAAFYVQDQITLLPNLKFMGGLRFDYVHQSTQSTTASHASDNHAVSPRLGLVYQPIEPISLYTSWTKGFQPSSPSSFNPNGNLFKPERSTQYEVGMKTFLFDNRVSATLAWFHLTRENLLTPNPDPALALQGFSVQTGEQRSQGVELDVTAQITPGWNMITGYAYTDAEVTKDNDLSLVAKRLANVPYNKFTLWSTYHFQEGPLQGFGFGGGLFAYSSRNSTIFEGQVDMPGYIRADAALYYNRDLQKGNWLGAKGVNVALNIRNLLDQRYVATSYNGSSQFFFGEPRTVLATVGLRF, from the coding sequence ATGTTCGGAACCATCACGACGCTGTGCACTCGTCGGCAAACCCAGTCCCGACCGGGCACCTGCACCTCGATTCACGTACTGCTCTGCAGCCTTCTCCTGATGCTTGCAAGCCATGGCTCCTTCGTCCACGCGCAAGAGCCGTCTTCCACGGTCTCGCGATCCTTTGCGATTGCCCCGCAGCCTCTCTCTTCCGCCCTGCTTCAGTTTTCGGACGCGACGCAGATCGAAGTGCTGTTCGATGCGACCATCGCCCGCGACCTCCAGACGCAAGGCGTCTCGGGAGACTATGCCCCGGAGGAGGCCCTGCGCATGCTGTTACAGGACACAGGCCTCTCCTATCGCACCACGAGCGCCGGGAGCGTCACACTCGAGCAGGCCGCCGGCCTCCCGATCGTGCCGGCTCCGACGGTTCAAAGTCCGCCGACAGAACCCACGCCTCAGGCTGTGTCGCGCCCCGCCGCTCAGAAGTCGGTGAAGGTCCCGGAGATCGTGGTGAAGGACGTCCGTGAGCGCGACGACGATGCCCAGACCTATATCGCCGAGGAATCCACCACGGCCACCAGGACCGATACGCCGATTCGCGACGTGCCGCAGTCGATTCAGGTCATCACGCGCAAGGTCATCGAAGAACAGCGCACCTTCCGGCTCCAGAACACGTTGGAGAACGTGTCCGGCATCAACGCCACGGAGTCCGCGGCCTCCCTCTACGACTCGCTCATCATTCGGGGCTTCAGCGCGACGGATCGTAGTTACTTTCGCAACGGCTTGCTGGATCCCTTCGCCCAATTCACCGCCTCCGACACATACAATATCCGCCGGCTTGAAGTCCTGAAGGGTCCGGCCGCCGTCCTCTACGGGCAGGGAGATCCTGGCGGTGTGATCAACATCGTGACGAACAAACCCCTGCCGAATGCAGGCTATTCAGCCAATGTCACGTTAGGAAACTTCAACTTCTACCGATCCGAGCTTGATGCCACCGGCCCGCTCAATGCCGATAAGACCGTCTTGTATCGATTAAACGTAGCCGGGCAGAAAGCCGGCAGTTTTATCGACTATGCCAATCGCGATCTCGCGGCCATCGCGCCGAGCATCACCTGGCTGATGAGCTCACGGACCACGCTGACCGTCGAGGCCGATTATCTCAGACGGTGGAGCAACGACCCCTACGGCCTGCCGGCTCAAGGGACCATTCTCCCCAACCTCAACGGGCCCATTCCGCGCAACCGTTCCGTGACCCTCGGCGACTTCAGTACGTTCAACCGCACGTCGTATCGCTTCGGATATGACCTCACCCATCAGTTCAACGACAAATGGTCCATTCGCAATGCGTTCAGACATACCATCGTGGAGGACGACAAAAATAATCTATACGCAGGCGGATTCTTTCTGGAACCGGACGAGCGCACGTTCCAAAGATTTCAGGTGTTGCAACCGGCCGTGGCCCGCCGGCACGCCAATTCGATGGTAACCAACGTGGTAGGCCATATTCGCTTTCTGGAGATGGACCATACGCTGTTGACCGGTGTCGAATTGCGGCAGGAGAAGACCGATCAATTCATCTTCACCTCGGGCTCGGCCCCGCCCTTGGATCTCTTCGCGCCGAACTACTCACTCAGCCCGTTGCCGTTCGACGGAGACCGGGTCAGTTTCCAGGCCGACAACAAGACCGCGGCGTTCTATGTGCAGGACCAGATCACCCTTCTGCCGAACCTGAAATTCATGGGCGGCTTACGTTTCGACTATGTGCATCAATCGACGCAATCGACCACGGCAAGTCATGCGTCGGACAACCATGCAGTCAGCCCGCGACTGGGACTGGTCTATCAACCCATCGAACCCATTTCGCTCTATACGTCCTGGACCAAGGGGTTTCAGCCGAGTTCCCCCTCATCCTTCAACCCCAACGGTAATCTGTTCAAGCCGGAACGGTCGACACAATACGAGGTCGGTATGAAAACGTTCCTCTTCGACAACCGCGTGTCGGCTACCCTCGCCTGGTTCCACCTAACCCGTGAAAATCTACTCACGCCCAACCCTGATCCGGCGCTGGCGCTGCAAGGCTTCTCTGTCCAGACAGGTGAACAACGCAGTCAGGGCGTGGAATTGGACGTGACCGCCCAAATCACCCCGGGGTGGAACATGATCACCGGCTATGCCTATACCGACGCCGAGGTGACCAAGGATAACGATCTGTCACTGGTGGCGAAACGACTGGCCAACGTGCCCTACAACAAGTTCACCCTCTGGTCGACGTACCATTTTCAGGAAGGTCCGCTGCAGGGATTCGGATTCGGCGGAGGGCTGTTCGCCTATAGCAGTCGCAATTCCACGATTTTCGAAGGGCAAGTGGACATGCCCGGCTACATCAGAGCCGATGCAGCCCTGTACTACAATCGGGATCTGCAGAAGGGCAACTGGCTGGGAGCGAAAGGAGTGAACGTCGCACTCAATATCCGCAACCTTCTGGATCAGCGATACGTCGCCACCTCTTACAACGGCTCGTCGCAGTTCTTCTTCGGCGAACCCCGGACGGTGCTAGCGACCGTGGGGCTGCGGTTCTGA
- a CDS encoding TonB-dependent siderophore receptor → MTILAAAQASAQDAVWSFDIPSQSLPAALDAFAEQAHVQMLYKADSVRDLQSAPVSGQLSPEQALHHLLQGTGLSFQSGGPNTITVVTPPAEPNHESAPPARDRPRTEKPLKVPEILVKDVQEREGDVSYVAEGTKTATKTDIPLIETPQSISVITRSRMVAQEVNSVAEALRYTPGVQAEPFGFEPRFTFLRFRGFDATQNGLFRDGLQLRNPGFAVSYNLEPYGAEEIDVLRGPASFLYGQGSPGGLLNYITKRPTRESLHEVQFLTGNFGRHEGRFDFGGKLNDSDVLSFRLTGLFRESGTQLDQVPNDRIYIAPAVTWQAAARTQITFSAHFQKDQLGSSQALPAEGSLRFNSNGRIPVSRFTGHPDIEKQNRTESSLGYEVRHGLAPDWDVVHKLRYSSTELDGLTTYSNSFGTDKRTVSRFAYGSLGKLNALTIDNQVHGKFSTGPFQHQVLGGLDFQRITVDLRQTFGAATDVDIFNRYDYGAPFALPPVFLNQRVTQLQTGVYLQDQVKLYDHWLLTLGGRHDWASDETQDRMTGAPSRSQADRKATGRAALTYLFDNGLAPYISYSTFFLPAIGVNSNGQAFTPETGRQYELGIKYQIPRTRTLLTAALFDLTRENFIQTDPSAFLQVQRGKARSRGLELEGVASFDSGLDVIASFTLLDNEVRETANPLEKGKRLPQTPGQFGSLWVKYTFSGGSLKGFGIGGGARYTGYTYGDEANTFRVPSYVVGDAAIDYTWKHYRFALNFNNIFNQDQFGCFDRSGSFFCTFGERRTVVGSVTYRW, encoded by the coding sequence ATGACAATCCTCGCCGCTGCACAGGCCTCGGCTCAAGATGCGGTGTGGTCGTTCGACATTCCCTCCCAATCGTTGCCTGCGGCGTTGGATGCCTTTGCGGAACAGGCGCATGTGCAGATGTTGTATAAGGCCGACAGCGTGCGGGATCTGCAGTCCGCGCCGGTCTCGGGGCAATTGTCGCCCGAACAGGCGCTGCACCACCTTCTGCAAGGCACGGGGTTGTCGTTTCAGTCCGGTGGTCCGAACACCATCACAGTCGTGACCCCGCCTGCAGAACCGAATCACGAAAGCGCGCCGCCGGCGAGGGATCGCCCTCGCACGGAGAAACCGCTCAAAGTGCCCGAGATCCTGGTGAAGGACGTACAGGAGCGAGAGGGCGATGTGTCCTATGTGGCGGAGGGCACGAAAACCGCCACAAAAACCGACATCCCGCTGATCGAAACACCCCAGTCCATCAGCGTGATCACGCGCAGTCGCATGGTAGCCCAGGAGGTCAACTCGGTCGCGGAGGCGCTGCGCTACACGCCGGGTGTACAGGCCGAGCCGTTCGGCTTCGAGCCCCGCTTTACATTCCTGAGATTTCGTGGATTCGACGCCACACAGAACGGATTGTTTCGGGACGGTCTGCAGCTACGCAACCCCGGCTTCGCGGTCAGCTACAATCTTGAACCCTACGGCGCGGAAGAGATCGACGTGCTGCGCGGCCCGGCCTCATTTCTCTATGGGCAGGGAAGCCCCGGCGGATTGTTGAACTACATCACCAAGCGACCGACCCGGGAATCGTTGCACGAAGTGCAGTTCTTGACGGGAAACTTCGGCCGTCACGAAGGCCGGTTCGACTTCGGCGGCAAGCTGAATGACAGCGACGTGTTGTCCTTCCGGTTGACCGGCCTGTTTCGCGAAAGCGGCACGCAGCTCGATCAGGTGCCGAACGATCGCATCTACATTGCGCCCGCTGTCACCTGGCAGGCGGCGGCACGAACGCAGATCACGTTTTCGGCCCATTTTCAAAAAGATCAGCTCGGGTCTTCGCAGGCCTTGCCGGCCGAAGGCTCACTGCGCTTCAATTCTAACGGCAGAATCCCGGTATCCCGGTTCACCGGACATCCCGATATCGAAAAGCAAAATAGAACGGAATCCTCCTTGGGGTATGAGGTGCGACACGGCCTCGCGCCGGACTGGGATGTGGTCCACAAGCTCCGCTACAGTTCCACCGAGCTCGACGGCCTGACCACTTACAGCAACAGTTTCGGCACGGACAAACGCACCGTCTCGCGATTCGCCTACGGGTCGCTCGGCAAACTGAATGCGTTGACCATCGACAATCAGGTGCATGGGAAATTCTCCACCGGTCCGTTTCAGCATCAAGTGCTGGGAGGACTGGACTTCCAGCGGATCACCGTAGACTTGCGGCAAACCTTCGGAGCGGCGACCGATGTCGATATTTTCAATCGTTACGATTATGGGGCCCCTTTTGCGTTGCCTCCCGTGTTTCTGAATCAGCGGGTCACTCAGCTTCAAACCGGCGTCTATTTGCAAGATCAGGTCAAGCTCTATGACCATTGGCTGTTGACGCTCGGCGGCCGGCACGATTGGGCGAGCGATGAGACGCAAGACCGAATGACGGGGGCGCCGAGCAGGAGTCAGGCAGATCGCAAAGCCACCGGCCGCGCCGCTCTGACCTATCTGTTCGACAACGGCCTGGCTCCCTACATCAGCTATTCGACCTTTTTTCTTCCGGCGATCGGCGTGAACTCAAATGGACAGGCCTTCACGCCGGAAACGGGCCGTCAGTACGAACTGGGTATCAAGTATCAAATTCCCAGGACACGCACTCTCTTGACCGCCGCACTGTTCGACCTAACGCGCGAAAACTTCATCCAGACCGACCCGAGCGCCTTTCTCCAGGTACAGCGGGGAAAAGCCCGTTCGCGAGGTCTGGAGTTGGAAGGGGTGGCAAGTTTCGACTCCGGGCTGGACGTCATCGCTTCGTTTACCCTACTGGACAACGAAGTCAGGGAGACCGCCAACCCGCTCGAAAAGGGAAAACGGCTGCCGCAGACACCCGGGCAATTCGGGTCATTATGGGTGAAATACACGTTCTCCGGCGGGAGCCTGAAGGGGTTCGGGATCGGCGGCGGAGCGCGGTATACCGGGTATACCTACGGCGATGAAGCCAACACCTTTCGCGTCCCCAGCTATGTCGTGGGGGACGCCGCCATCGACTACACCTGGAAGCATTATCGGTTCGCGCTGAACTTCAACAACATTTTCAATCAAGATCAATTCGGCTGTTTCGACCGGAGCGGCAGTTTCTTTTGCACCTTCGGCGAACGGCGCACTGTGGTGGGAAGCGTCACCTATCGATGGTAA
- the exbB gene encoding TonB-system energizer ExbB codes for MEGLKHLIDYGIIGLLIALSLWAVAVATERWFFFRRVDVKRFHSEQEFEVALTKRLVVIGTVAANAPYIGLLGTVLGIMLTFHSMGTSGTMAVQSIMVGLSLALKATAVGLLVAIPCVVLNNVLRRRVTELLTQFKVQHGT; via the coding sequence ATGGAGGGACTGAAGCATCTGATCGACTACGGCATCATCGGGCTCCTGATCGCGCTGAGTCTTTGGGCGGTCGCCGTGGCGACGGAACGATGGTTTTTCTTTCGACGTGTGGATGTCAAACGCTTTCACAGCGAGCAGGAATTCGAGGTGGCCCTCACGAAACGATTGGTCGTGATCGGCACCGTTGCGGCCAACGCCCCATATATCGGTCTGCTCGGAACCGTGCTCGGGATCATGTTGACGTTTCATAGCATGGGCACCTCAGGCACCATGGCGGTCCAATCGATCATGGTCGGGCTCAGTCTTGCCCTCAAGGCCACGGCGGTCGGGCTGCTCGTCGCCATTCCCTGCGTCGTCCTCAACAACGTGCTTCGTCGGCGCGTCACGGAACTCCTCACCCAGTTCAAGGTTCAACATGGGACGTGA
- a CDS encoding RNA polymerase sigma factor, which translates to MALVGQAPYDALGAQATEQGPASTMESNPTNRTLGAYTGYYRELLSFLTAQLRCPHEAADLVQETFARLLALDNPDVVRQPRAFLYRIARNLAIDSSRKVSVRNRFLIDLSELEEAPSAAPLPDYLLEGNQLRRALDQTITEMPPRRRDVFLLYRFAGLKQAEIAERLGISTSMVERHLMKAMAQCRQRLQSHL; encoded by the coding sequence ATGGCCCTTGTGGGCCAGGCCCCTTATGATGCGCTCGGCGCTCAGGCAACCGAGCAAGGACCTGCCTCAACCATGGAATCCAATCCGACCAATCGCACACTGGGCGCATACACCGGATACTATCGGGAACTTCTAAGCTTCCTGACGGCCCAGCTGCGTTGTCCGCACGAAGCGGCGGACCTGGTGCAGGAAACCTTCGCCAGACTTCTCGCGCTCGATAACCCGGACGTGGTCCGCCAGCCACGGGCGTTTCTCTATCGCATTGCCCGCAACCTCGCCATCGACTCGAGCCGGAAAGTTTCCGTCCGCAATCGTTTCCTGATCGATCTCAGCGAACTGGAGGAAGCCCCATCCGCCGCTCCGCTGCCGGATTATCTGCTCGAGGGGAATCAGCTCAGACGCGCACTGGATCAGACCATCACTGAAATGCCGCCTCGCCGGCGGGATGTCTTTCTGCTCTACCGCTTCGCAGGGTTGAAGCAGGCGGAGATTGCCGAACGACTCGGCATCTCGACCTCGATGGTGGAGCGACACTTGATGAAAGCCATGGCGCAATGCAGACAACGATTGCAGTCACACCTGTGA
- a CDS encoding FecR family protein, protein MDTPERDRLASTASEWLVRMESGTITAAERLRFAEWLSSDPSHRDAYREAERFWHGLDRLNPDDIREFVRYLTEDTITDPRGTSRSWRRVAALAASLVLVAGIGLWITTAWLPFGDYRTAVGEVRTVTLADGSIVQLNTDTALSVSITEHGRRLTLHRGEAFFTVAPDAARPFEVEAGRGAIRALGTAFNVRTGSDRTTVTVTEHGIRIRLGKETSAEVHAGERLRYRPDGWIDPIETADMDRALAWRHHRLIFENQPLPEVLAELARYRSGRLVILRDESLKTLPVTGSFDTERLDHLLPAIEESLPVRIVSFADRVILLYRGLPKKS, encoded by the coding sequence ATGGACACACCAGAACGCGACAGGCTCGCCTCGACCGCATCCGAGTGGCTGGTACGGATGGAGTCCGGCACGATCACGGCCGCCGAGCGGCTGCGCTTCGCTGAATGGCTCTCCTCCGATCCTTCCCATCGAGATGCCTATCGGGAGGCCGAGCGATTCTGGCACGGGCTGGACCGTTTGAATCCCGACGACATCCGCGAGTTCGTTCGGTACCTTACAGAGGACACGATCACGGATCCGCGGGGAACATCCCGCTCTTGGCGGCGTGTCGCGGCGCTGGCGGCAAGCCTCGTGCTCGTCGCAGGCATCGGTCTCTGGATCACGACTGCCTGGTTGCCGTTCGGCGATTACCGCACGGCGGTGGGAGAAGTGCGAACGGTCACCCTGGCGGATGGATCGATCGTACAACTGAATACGGATACGGCATTGTCCGTGTCGATCACGGAACATGGACGGCGGCTGACGCTCCATCGGGGAGAAGCGTTCTTCACCGTCGCGCCGGATGCGGCTCGCCCCTTTGAGGTCGAAGCCGGCAGGGGCGCGATCCGGGCGTTGGGAACGGCGTTCAACGTGAGAACAGGCTCCGATCGCACCACCGTCACGGTCACCGAACACGGCATCCGGATCCGCTTGGGGAAAGAGACGTCCGCGGAAGTTCACGCGGGAGAACGCCTTCGGTATCGGCCGGATGGATGGATCGATCCGATCGAAACGGCGGACATGGATCGCGCACTGGCCTGGCGCCACCATCGCCTGATCTTCGAGAACCAACCCTTACCGGAAGTCCTCGCCGAATTGGCACGATACCGTTCAGGCCGGCTCGTCATCCTCCGGGATGAATCCCTGAAAACCCTGCCCGTCACCGGCTCGTTCGACACCGAGCGATTGGATCACCTCCTGCCCGCCATCGAAGAAAGCCTTCCCGTCCGGATCGTCTCGTTCGCCGATCGCGTCATCCTCCTGTATCGGGGCCTCCCCAAGAAATCCTGA
- a CDS encoding S9 family peptidase, whose protein sequence is MSGCPFSIAITVPLCRMTSTLDRTIRSTHFIALSTLLMMTVALTGGCTTAERQIPDPSPVDISEESSGRIPLKAFAFLPQVRTMALSPSGTYVAFVQNTDDKTYLVTTTHDGKARRMLFESDNKKYSLRWFRWVNDERLIVGVVVADVAYGLGGPFRWTQTRLLAVNRDGSDLKTDLVMSSGDIRGLSREHVPQLQDRVIGKIPGDSRSVLIALDLKTPTYPDVYKLDVYTGQRELIEGSTYGIRSWMADRQGVVRLGTAVEGTIVHILVKPAGQDRWQTLRKYDALREPELIPLGFDEDPNVLFVRQPLDGRAAVYSLNISQPHLPAKLFASHASYDIEGGLVYSVWLKQAVGVRYQADEFASIYWNPEAKELQMRLDLALPGRMNAIYSSSQDGRRHIVTSSHATQPTEWYLFDEELNRLNLMVEDYPHLKPKDLIKPIPVSFKARDGIVLHGYLTRPTKAQPRQPLVLLPHGGPGSRDVMDFDYWTQFLVSRGWAVLQVNFRGSRGYGDEFLQAGFKRWGLEMQDDLTDAAQYAIDNSMADPNRICIVGGSYGGYAALMGTVKTPDFYRCAVSFAGVSDLIGFLKEKRSYLDYELGWERQLGAWWSDRERLKATSPVNHADKIRTPLLIVHGAEDRTVPVEQSRAMVDALKEAGFKHMRYVELPDGDHYLSRQEDRLTFFREMERFLATHLDQAGGSE, encoded by the coding sequence ATGTCTGGTTGTCCGTTCTCCATTGCGATCACCGTTCCCCTTTGCCGCATGACGTCGACCCTTGACAGGACAATCCGGTCCACACACTTCATCGCACTGTCGACGCTGTTGATGATGACGGTCGCGCTCACCGGAGGCTGCACGACGGCTGAACGGCAGATTCCCGACCCATCGCCTGTGGACATCAGTGAGGAGTCGTCCGGCCGGATTCCGCTCAAGGCATTCGCATTCCTCCCCCAGGTCCGGACTATGGCGTTATCCCCCTCCGGAACGTATGTGGCCTTTGTCCAGAATACCGACGACAAAACCTACTTGGTCACGACGACCCATGACGGAAAAGCTCGCCGCATGCTGTTTGAAAGCGACAATAAAAAATACTCTCTTCGATGGTTTCGGTGGGTGAATGACGAGCGGCTCATCGTCGGGGTCGTAGTTGCGGATGTAGCGTATGGTTTGGGAGGGCCGTTCAGATGGACACAAACACGTCTCCTGGCCGTCAATCGCGACGGGTCGGATCTCAAGACAGATTTGGTGATGTCGTCCGGCGACATTCGCGGGCTGAGTCGCGAACATGTTCCGCAGCTTCAGGACAGGGTCATCGGCAAAATTCCTGGAGATAGCCGATCCGTACTCATTGCGCTTGACCTCAAAACCCCCACCTATCCCGATGTCTACAAATTGGACGTATATACAGGTCAGCGTGAGTTGATCGAGGGGAGCACCTACGGAATTCGGAGCTGGATGGCCGATCGACAGGGTGTCGTACGATTGGGAACGGCCGTCGAAGGAACCATCGTCCACATACTGGTCAAACCGGCAGGACAGGACCGCTGGCAGACGCTGAGAAAGTATGACGCATTGCGCGAGCCGGAGCTGATTCCATTGGGTTTTGACGAAGATCCGAATGTGCTATTTGTCCGGCAACCGCTGGATGGAAGAGCCGCTGTGTATAGCCTCAACATTTCTCAACCACACCTTCCGGCGAAATTGTTCGCCTCGCACGCGTCCTATGATATCGAAGGTGGTCTTGTCTATTCGGTCTGGCTGAAACAAGCCGTGGGCGTTCGCTATCAGGCGGATGAATTCGCAAGCATCTATTGGAATCCTGAGGCCAAAGAGCTGCAGATGAGACTCGATCTGGCCCTTCCTGGGCGAATGAATGCGATCTACAGCAGCAGTCAGGATGGCCGTAGACACATCGTGACCTCCAGCCATGCGACTCAGCCCACGGAGTGGTATCTGTTCGATGAGGAGCTCAATCGGCTCAATTTGATGGTGGAAGACTATCCACATCTGAAACCAAAAGACCTGATAAAACCGATACCGGTGTCCTTCAAGGCCAGGGATGGGATAGTCCTGCATGGCTATCTGACTCGTCCGACGAAGGCACAGCCGCGTCAGCCGTTGGTCTTGCTGCCTCATGGTGGACCGGGCAGCAGAGACGTGATGGATTTCGATTACTGGACCCAGTTTCTCGTGAGTCGCGGTTGGGCCGTGCTGCAAGTGAATTTTAGGGGCTCCAGAGGCTATGGCGACGAATTCTTGCAAGCGGGATTCAAGCGCTGGGGACTCGAAATGCAGGACGATCTGACGGATGCGGCTCAGTATGCGATCGACAACAGCATGGCCGATCCAAACCGCATCTGTATCGTCGGCGGAAGTTACGGTGGTTATGCCGCGTTGATGGGCACCGTCAAGACACCGGATTTCTATCGCTGCGCAGTGAGCTTCGCCGGAGTATCGGATCTGATCGGCTTCCTCAAAGAGAAGCGATCCTATCTCGACTACGAGTTGGGATGGGAACGGCAGTTAGGAGCCTGGTGGTCCGATCGCGAACGGCTTAAGGCAACGTCTCCTGTCAACCACGCCGACAAGATACGCACCCCGCTCTTGATCGTTCACGGGGCGGAGGATCGGACTGTGCCGGTTGAACAATCCCGCGCGATGGTCGATGCCTTGAAAGAAGCGGGTTTCAAGCACATGCGTTATGTCGAACTGCCGGATGGCGATCATTACCTCAGCCGCCAAGAGGACCGCCTCACGTTCTTCCGTGAGATGGAGCGGTTTCTCGCCACCCATCTCGATCAGGCGGGAGGGTCTGAATGA
- a CDS encoding biopolymer transporter ExbD produces the protein MGRDIDQINVIPLVDVMLVLLVIVLTTATFITTGQVPVELAKAKESGDRKDVPLVITLTAEGSLFMNDQPVPRDGLRIVLNPHPRESSVLVRADRVTVLDRFVAVVDEIRGLGFQQVNLEVVRS, from the coding sequence ATGGGACGTGACATCGACCAGATCAATGTCATTCCTCTGGTGGACGTCATGTTGGTCTTACTGGTGATCGTCCTGACCACGGCGACCTTTATTACCACCGGCCAGGTGCCCGTCGAACTGGCAAAGGCCAAGGAGTCCGGAGACCGCAAGGATGTCCCGCTTGTCATCACCCTGACGGCGGAGGGCTCGCTTTTCATGAACGATCAGCCGGTGCCACGCGACGGACTACGAATCGTGCTCAATCCTCATCCGCGCGAATCTTCCGTACTGGTGCGCGCCGACCGGGTGACGGTGCTGGATCGATTCGTGGCTGTTGTCGATGAAATTCGCGGACTTGGATTTCAGCAGGTCAACTTGGAGGTGGTACGTTCATGA
- a CDS encoding cupin domain-containing protein produces the protein MKGYLIQIEDATRDNQYYRRVLFTAQHSQLVLMSLKPGEEIGEEVHELDQFIRFEEGEGIVVLDGENHAVSDGFAVVIPAGTRHNVVNSGKTAALKLYSLYSPPEHKDGIIHKTKQEADADHDHHFDGRTSMK, from the coding sequence ATGAAAGGCTATCTCATTCAAATCGAAGATGCCACACGCGACAATCAGTATTACCGTCGAGTGCTCTTTACGGCACAACACTCCCAGCTGGTGTTGATGAGCCTCAAGCCTGGTGAAGAAATCGGAGAAGAGGTTCATGAGTTGGATCAGTTTATTCGTTTCGAAGAGGGCGAGGGAATCGTGGTCCTGGACGGAGAGAACCACGCGGTGAGCGACGGCTTTGCGGTCGTCATCCCGGCCGGGACCAGGCACAATGTCGTCAATAGCGGGAAAACGGCAGCACTTAAGTTGTACAGTCTCTATAGCCCTCCGGAACATAAAGATGGAATCATTCACAAAACGAAGCAGGAAGCCGACGCGGATCACGATCATCATTTTGACGGTCGGACGTCAATGAAATAG
- a CDS encoding FecR domain-containing protein, whose translation MTDSLPPSRRTAAEDAIRWFLRLREPGCSAEDTGLFEQWLASDPAHHAEYLAVQATWKHVDAVATRPSPELQFHLAHAMTIQVKSQREHRGRILRQLTALAAMLLLVSGTLWWWSFAVTESTYRTAKGRQQTVTLSDGTILDLNTESSVTVRMWGRGRQVILHTGEAYFTVAKDPARPFEVVALNGHIRDIGTQFAVYRQAERVLVAVESGAVGVALPSTDNGASQTHVLSPGERATYTTAGEWLLLDHVDPRRIAAWRQGTLRFDRIPLRDAIREIERYWTGRILLADPALGAISVSGVFDHRKLEEFFTALPTIIPVHVTHRDGNMILSAPVSSVRP comes from the coding sequence ATGACCGATTCGTTGCCTCCATCTCGACGAACTGCAGCCGAGGACGCCATCCGATGGTTTCTCCGCCTGCGTGAACCGGGCTGTTCTGCCGAGGACACAGGGCTCTTCGAACAATGGCTGGCCTCCGACCCTGCCCACCACGCAGAGTACCTGGCGGTACAGGCGACGTGGAAACACGTGGATGCCGTTGCGACTCGACCCAGTCCCGAATTGCAATTCCACCTCGCCCACGCGATGACCATCCAGGTGAAATCGCAGAGAGAACATCGAGGCAGGATCCTCAGGCAATTGACAGCGTTGGCGGCGATGCTCCTTCTGGTGAGCGGAACCCTGTGGTGGTGGTCCTTCGCGGTCACCGAAAGCACATACCGCACGGCCAAAGGCAGGCAACAGACCGTCACCCTCTCCGATGGCACGATCCTGGATCTCAATACCGAGAGCAGCGTCACGGTACGAATGTGGGGCCGGGGACGCCAGGTGATCCTCCACACCGGCGAGGCCTATTTTACGGTCGCCAAAGATCCGGCCCGGCCGTTCGAAGTCGTCGCACTCAACGGGCACATCCGCGACATCGGCACGCAGTTTGCGGTCTACCGGCAGGCCGAGCGCGTACTGGTAGCCGTCGAGAGCGGAGCGGTCGGCGTGGCTCTTCCCTCCACAGACAACGGCGCTTCACAAACCCATGTCCTGAGCCCTGGAGAACGAGCCACATACACCACCGCAGGCGAGTGGTTGCTGCTCGATCATGTCGACCCGCGACGGATCGCCGCCTGGCGGCAAGGCACCCTCCGGTTCGACCGGATCCCATTGCGCGACGCCATCCGGGAAATCGAGCGCTACTGGACTGGACGAATTCTCCTGGCCGATCCTGCCCTGGGGGCCATCTCCGTCAGCGGGGTGTTCGACCACCGGAAGCTCGAAGAATTTTTTACAGCGCTGCCGACCATCATCCCGGTTCACGTCACACATCGCGACGGGAACATGATCCTCAGTGCGCCGGTGTCGTCCGTGCGTCCGTAG